The following are encoded in a window of Scophthalmus maximus strain ysfricsl-2021 chromosome 6, ASM2237912v1, whole genome shotgun sequence genomic DNA:
- the wnk2 gene encoding serine/threonine-protein kinase WNK2 isoform X4: protein MESVDDPSKDPPLGSTFSSEPNLDSDVNANACRSICENGTDHNVNVQNAAPRGASDPSMYPPTDYQGLIRQRFIRRSLWVSDAEEQPVDTTPECANSSAVLNIDLRTIVDRTRSRGRHGGRPGLQETSGTESRAELEERATERVSAHEGKAEGREPEPEPEVEPEVEVEVVPPDVAGKAGSDENEEEPGTKAVSTSPGGRFLKFDIELGRGSFKTVYKGLDTDTWVEVAWCELQERKLSKVERQRFKEEAEMLKALQHPNIVRFYDFWESPVKGKKCIVLVTELMTSGTLKTYLKRFKVMKPKVLRSWCRQILKGLHFLHTRTPPIIHRDLKCDNIFITGPTGSVKIGDLGLATLKRASFAKSVIGTPEFMAPEMYEEHYDEAVDVYAFGMCMLEMATSEYPYSECQNAAQIYRKVTSGVKPASYSKVSDPEIKEIIGECICHRWEERYSIKDLLNHAFFAEDTGVRVELNEEDDGKKSSIALKLWVEDPKKLKGKYKDTGAIEFTFGLVNEVPEVVAQEMVESGFFLDCDVKIVGKSIRDRVALIKWRRERTVSSGNGETQQNLLQVPSTGVPQGATLATTDYEDQEVEQQTLSCTVPATTSTTSDSGGSSIMQLDDLNHHQNGTYQSPPESISTAQMIYSPPAQADPQLRQGPYQQPTAQAVHENYTQASTHLHQGAYQQTTGQLHPGAYQQTAAQTYQSQTTVSAPPTPAPTVLHSRQTAQSFPAAAPALQTQPGQEQCHLQAAAVLPQVQMIVPQANLGDVQILAPVHPVFPAGHTPLWGSRVDAETTAAGLDLTVAPTVQSPVPAPASISVSTTVQVEAQAPPQTPPLVSAQNQPPAMSQPPASIPTSAPKQVSIAAPAPASAPVTAPDTASVIASVQAPVLLPAGIQTAVSLPECASLVSTQQNLETTYASNTHQPEFSVEDVLQDKPVSLPNYAYDSLNSDVTSGKETSDGYDSLASVGKGDGKPRKHHRKSARTRSRQEKTSKPKLSMLNVCNTGDKMVECQLETHNHKMVTFKFDLDGDAPEEIATYMVENGFILLLEKEIFIDQLKDIVDKAEDMLSEDIEGERASTLSCSPQQGQMSEGLVGESQQLGAPQPVYQQNVLHTGKRWFIICPVEETPTSSQETPSDGTTTQSPGSSTTTQPADSGTARPSASREEGSSSTMSGGSGGFSYEVYGFCSPPIMSNTDPLLLATLSPPVSAPPTLQSVSSVEPAGSSVHPSVHQARPARAQTLPPSFPHTSFPVDESQGSPLGPVSPSNATRQIPEMTSPVSLAEEIPCCPLVMPLSLDVSGSQGGSPLTPLPLQDPDPAKEPMSVSYGSAARSERPQQPVVLHQPFSSMGGSKVSSLPQSPAPSQHGAGPGESDGEGRLGRGGFVDSTIKTLDEKLRNLLYQEYAPMYPSGSTAETPGSCTEYIQSPPGPDSATGGSGNSTPGPMGEGRYRAGEQLPQIPERMDSLSTLSDSAVCASMSRRHVPHSASCSGTRGRFKIISVPPEVANRRDVKQRSWSSAASPAHPMRYSQDHVQAEAMVTSTTIGRFSVVSTEDDITQRTRCSRYSAPPDFYLDTPPSMAKRGSLPRALTSTSVPVDITVHARFLSSDSGAESSPAKLAPATPSQHTRSERRGSDLMKRAVAFLRRSGRSSSVQSSDSPSRHGGVHGSAYGSSDNDSEMEDSDMKRELTRLREKHLKEISELQAHQRGEVELLYHRLGKAPPSGLGLSHAAPHTSRRKRSTKHKLKPGKLLSPLVQQFRNVTTKTSDSSRNSAAAGAGEPALSLNGSPAKGSFPTPRSCTSHIPSSTSEPVQTQQPCSLKGSLSSDNIYAGLQGDGTSAQAPPGQGWSNYPQPSERVTYKSSSKPRARFLSGPVSLSIWSTLKRLCIGKERGSRSAAGSGTFNQSQQPPTGATPPPPPHQPVMGLAQAQANNSNNKTGTYTGASMGASEKDLPEDLQRLMDDWAQEVLIVTHRPRTSSLSISGQQLWDQVVQRTHRQLASASFVSSWTTSGPDTCTLPLSWPDSPGSTMVITGPHHQPYSPAPFGALSSFPLPSGVFAFPVVPSAPDAPSPTLAPSYQPPDPKARTL from the exons ATGGAGTCGGTGGACGACCCAAGCAAAGACCCGCCACTGGGATCCACATTTTCCTCAGAGCCAAATTTAGACTCGGACGTCAATGCAAATGCCTGCAGGTCTATTTGTGAAAACGGCACGGACCACAATGTCAACGTACAGAACGCAGCCCCGCGGGGGGCCAGCGACCCCAGCATGTATCCCCCCACCGACTACCAGGGGCTCATCCGCCAGAGGTTCATCCGGAGGAGCCTGTGGGTGTCCGACGCGGAGGAGCAGCCGGTGGACACCACGCCGGAGTGCGCCAACAGCAGCGCGGTGCTCAACATTGACCTGCGGACCATCGTGGACCGGACTCGCAGCCGGGGGCGTCACGGAGGCCGGCCGGGCCTGCAGGAGACGTCCGGCACGGAGAGCCgggcggagctggaggagcgCGCCACGGAGCGCGTGAGCGCGCACGAGGGGAAGGCAGAGGGAagggagccggagccggagcccgAGGTCGAGCCCGAGGTCGAGGTCGAGGTCGTGCCCCCAGATGTCGCGGGCAAAGCAGGAAGTGACGAGAACGAAGAGGAGCCCGGCACGAAGGCGGTGTCCACCTCACCCGGGGGGCGCTTCCTCAAGTTTGACATTGAGCTGGGCAGAGGGTCCTTCAAGACGGTCTACAAGGGTCTTGACACTGACACCTGGGTCGAGGTGGCGTGGTGTGAACTCCAG GAACGGAAGCTGTCTAAAGTTGAGAGACAGAGGTTCAAAGAGGAGGCTGAGATGTTGAAGGCTCTCCAGCATCCCAATATTGTGCGATTTTATGACTTCTGGGAATCACCGGTGAAAGGGAAGAAGTGTATCGTTCTGGTGACAGAGCTAATGACCTCAGGGACACTAAAAAC GTATCTGAAGCGCTTCAAGGTGATGAAACCTAAAGTTCTTAGGAGCTGGTGCAGACAGATTCTCAAAGGCCTCCACTTTCTCCACACAAGGACTCCTCCAATCATCCATAGAGACCTCAAATGCGacaacatcttcatcactggCCCCACAGGCTCTGTCAAGATCGGAGACCTGGGCCTGGCAACACTAAAGAGGGCCTCCTTCGCTAAAAGTGTTATTG GCACTCCAGAGTTCATGGCCCCAGAGATGTATGAGGAGCACTATGATGAAGCTGTGGATGTCTATGCCTTTGGGATGTGCATGTTGGAGATGGCCACTTCAGAATACCCCTACTCCGAGTGTCAAAATGCTGCACAGATCTACCGTAAAGTCACCAGT GGGGTGAAACCTGCTAGCTACAGTAAAGTCAGTGACCCTGAAATTAAGGAAATAATCGGGGAGTGTATCTGTCACAGATGGGAAGAAAG GTACTCCATCAAGGACCTCTTGAATCATGCCTTCTTTGCCGAGGATACTGGCGTGAGGGTGGAGCTCAATGAAGAAGATGATGGGAAGAAATCATCCATTGCTCTAAAGCTGTGGGTCGAGGATCCTAAAAAGCTGAAAGGAAAATACAAGGACACGGGTGCCATTGAGTTTACCTTTGGATTGGTGAATGAGGTCCCAGAGGTTGTCGCCCAAGAAATG GTCGAATCAGGGTTTTTCCTGGACTGTGACGTGAAGATTGTCGGAAAGTCAATCCGAGACCGCGTGGCTCTCATCAAATGGAGGAGGGAGCGGACTGTCTCGTCAGGAAATGGCGAGACGCAGCAGAACCTGCTGCAGGTGCCCAGTACCGGTGTACCACAGGGAGCCACATTAGCTACAACCGATTATGAAGACCAAGAGGTGGAGCAGCAGACCCTGAGCTGCACTGTGCCAGCCACCACATCTACAACAT CTGACAGTGGAGGGAGCTCTATCATGCAATTAGATGATCTAAACCATCATCAAAATGGGACCTACCAGTCTCCTCCAGAGTCAATTTCCACAGCTCAGATGATTTACAGTCCTCCTGCACAGGCTGACCCTCAGCTGCGCCAGGGGCCCTACCAGCAACCCACAGCACAGGCCGTACATGAAAACTACACACAAGCATCCACACATTTACACCAGGGAGCCTACCAGCAGACTACAGGTCAACTGCATCCTGGGGCTTATCAACAAACTGCGGCACAAACGTACCAGTCTCAAACA ACAGTTTCTGCTCCACCTACGCCAGCTCCCACTGTGCTCCATAGTCGACAGACAGCACAGAGCTTCCCAGCCGCAGCCCCCGCTCTGCAGACGCAGCCCGGCCAGGAGCAG TGCCATCTTCAAGCAGCTGCTGTCCTGCCCCAG gtACAGATGATTGTTCCACAGGCGAATTTGGGAGATGTTCAGATTTTGGCTCCAGTCCACCCTGTCTTTCCTGCTGGTCATACTCCTCTCTGGGGAAGCAGGGTCGATGCAGAAACTACTGCAGCTGGTCTGGACTTAACTGTGGCTCCTACAGTTCAATCTCCAGTTCCAGCCCCAGCCTCAATCTCAGTCTCAACTACAGTACAAGTTGAAGCCCAAGCACCGCCACAAACTCCACCACTGGTCTCAGCACAAAACCAACCACCAGCCATGTCTCAACCTCCAGCTTCAATCCCAACTTCAGCCCCAAAACAGGTTTCAATAGCAGCACCAGCTCCTGCCTCAGCCCCAGTTACAGCACCAGACACAGCTTCTGTCATCG CTTCAGTCCAAGCTCCAGTTCTGCTGCCTGCTGGCATCCAGACAGCCGTCTCTTTGCCTGAGTGTGCCAGCCTGGTCTCAACTCAGCAAAACCTCGAAACAACATATGCATCTAACACCCATCAACCAGAGTTCAGTGTAGAG GATGTGCTTCAGGACAAACCAGTATCTTTACCCAACTACGCTTATGACAG tCTTAACTCTGACGTGACCTCTGGTAAGGAAACAAGTGATGGCTATGACAGCTTGGCTAGTGTGGGGAAGGGCGACGGAAAACCCAGGAAACACCACCGCAAGTCTGCCCGTACACGTTCTCGGCAAGAAAAGACCAGCAAACCCAAACTCAGCATGCTCAAT GTTTGCAACACTGGCGATAAAATGGTTGAATGTCAGCTGGAGACTCACAACCACAAAATGGTGACATTTAAATTCGATCTGGATGGAGATGCTCCAGAGGAGATTGCCACTTACATG GTGGAGAATGGCTTCATCCTGCTGTTAGAGAAGGAGATCTTCATTGACCAGCTAAAGGACATTGTGGATAAAGCTGAGGACATGCTGAGTGAAGACATAGAGGGCGAAAGGGCCTCCACCCTGAGCTGCAGTCCTCAACAAGGCCAGATGTCTGAGGGGCTAGTGGGAGAG AGTCAGCAGCTTGGAGCACCTCAGCCTGTCTATCAGCAGAATG TTCTTCATACAGGGAAGAGATGGTTCATAATCTGCCCTGTAGAAGAGACACCCACATCCAGCCAGGAGACCCCATCTGACGGCACGACCACACAGTCTCCTGGGAGTTCAACCACTACCCAGCCTGCTGACAGTGGCACTGCAAGGCCATCTGCATCCAGAG AAGAGGGTTCATCTTCTACAATGTCTGGTGGAAGTGGCGGCTTCTCCTATGAAGTGTATGGATTCTGTAGTCCTCCAATAATGTCCAACACAGACCCACTTCTTTTGGCCACTCTGTCCCCTCCTGTGTCTGCTCCCCCAACCCTTCAGTCGGTGTCATCAGTGGAGCCTGCTGGCAGCTCTGTGCACCCAAGTGTGCATCAGGCTCGGCCAGCCAGGGCTCAGACTTTGCCCCCGTCATTCCCACATACGTCTTTCCCAGTGGATGAGTCACAGGGATCCCCTCTGGGCCCCGTGTCCCCGAGCAATGCTACTCGGCAGATCCCGGAAATGACAAGTCCTGTGTCTTTGGCTGAAGAGATTCCCTGCTGCCCTCTGGTCATGCCACTATCTCTGGATGTGAGCGGTTCACAGGGTGGGTCTCCTCTCACCCCACTTCCACTACAGGATCCAGATCCAGCCAAAGAGCCGATGTCTGTCTCGTACGGCTCCGCAGCACGAAGCGAGCGGCCGCAGCAGCCTGTAGTGCTCCACCAGCCTTTTTCCAGCATGGGAGGATCCAAAGTGTCCTCACTACCCCAGAGCCCAGCGCCATCCCAGCACGGTGCAGGGCCCGGTGAGTCAGACGGCGAAGGACGGCTTGGCCGCGGGGGCTTCGTGGACAGCACCATAAAAACACTGGACGAGAAACTAAGGAACTTGCTCTACCAGGAATATGCTCCCATGTATCCGTCAGGCAGCACTGCAGAGACACCAGGCTCCTGCACCGAGTACATCCAGTCTCCTCCTGGTCCAGACAGCGCCACAGGAGGGTCAGGAAACAGCACGCCAGGGCCGATGGGGGAGGGACGCTACAGGGCCGGAGAACAGCTG CCTCAGATTCCAGAGAGGATGGATAGTTTGAGCACACTGAGTGACTCAGCTGTTTGTG CTTCCATGTCAAGAAGACACGTTCCTcattctgcttcctgctctggAACAAGAGGTCGATTTAAG atcATTTCTGTACCTCCGGAAGTGGCCAACAGACGAGATGTGAAACAAAGAAGCTGGAGCAGCGCTGCCTCACCGGCACACCCTATGAGATACAGTCAGGACCATGTTCAGGCTGAGGCCATGGTTACTTCCACCACAATTGGCCGTTTCTCTGTGGTTAGCACTGAGGACGACATTACACAGAGAACACGCTGCAGCCGCTACTCTGCCCCGCCTGATTTCTACCTGGACACCCCTCCTTCCATGGCCAAGCGGGGCTCCCTCCCTCGTGCCCTGACCTCGACCTCGGTCCCCGTGGACATCACGGTCCACGCACGCTTCCTCTCCTCGGACTCAGGGGCTGAGAGCAGCCCTGCAAAGCTGGCTCCTGCCACCCCATCTCAACATACTCGCTCTGAGCGCAGAGGAAGTGACCTCATGAAGAGGGCAGTGGCCTTCCTCCGTCGCTCaggccgcagcagcagcgtgcAGAGCTCTGACTCACCAAGCAGGCATGGAGGCGTCCACGGCTCAGCCTATGGCAGCAGTGATAACGACTCGGAGATGGAGGATTCTGACATGAAGAGGGAACTAACGAGACTGAGGGAGAA ACATCTGAAAGAGATCTCTGAGCTGCAGGCCCATCAGCGGGGAGAAGTGGAACTGCTATATCATCGGCTTGGCAAGGCCCCTCCTTCCGGCCTGGGTCTCTCACACGCTGCACCTCATACCAGCCGTAGAAAGAGGTCAACCAAGCACAAGCTAAAGCCTGGAAAACTTCTCAGCCCTCTGGTTCAACAATTTAGAAATGTTACAACCAAAACGAGTGACTCCAGCAGAAACT ctgctgctgcaggtgcaggtgagCCTGCATTGAGTTTAAATGGCTCTCCAGCCAAAGGGTCTTTCCCCACTCCACGGTCGTGCACGAGCCACATTCCCAGCTCAACCTCAGAGCCTGTGCAGACTCAGCAGCCCTGTTCCCTCAAGGGCTCTTTGTCTTCTGATAATATTTACGCTGGACTTCAAGGAGACGGTACCAGCGCACAAGCTCCACCCGGACAAG GCTGGTCTAATTACCCTCAACCATCTGAGAGAGTGACCTATAAATCCAGTAGCAAGCCACGAGCTAGATTTCTCAGTGGGCCTGTGTctttgtctatct GGTCAACACTGAAGCGACTGTGTATTGGCAAAGAGCGAGGCAGCA GGTCTGCAGCCGGATCAGGGACTTTCAATCAATCACAGCAGCCGCCCACCGGTGCcacacctccgcctcctcctcatcagccAGTGATGGGACTGGCCCAAGCTCAGGCtaataacagcaacaacaagacAGGCACATACACTGGCGCATCCATGGGTGCCAGTGAAAAAGACCTGCCTGAAGACTTGCAACGGCTGATGGACGACTGGGCCCAGGAGGTTCTTATTGTCACCCACAGGCCACGAACCAGCTCTCTGAGCATCAGTGGGCAGCAGTTGTGGGATCAGGTCGTGCAGCGAACACACAGACAACTGGCTAGTGCTTCCTTT GTATCTTCATGGACAACCTCTGGTCCAGACACCTGCACTCTGCCCCTGTCATGGCCGGACAGCCCCGGGTCAACAATGGTGATCACGGGGCCCCATCATCAGCCCTACTCTCCTGCTCCATTCGGGGCCTtgtcctccttccctctcccttcAGGAGTTTTTGCCTTTCCTGTTGTGCCCTCTGCCCCAGATGCCCCCAGCCCAACCCTGGCTCCATCATATCAGCCGCCCGACCCCAAAGCCAGGACTCTATAA